The following coding sequences are from one Comamonas koreensis window:
- a CDS encoding cupin domain-containing protein translates to MTSRYLIRASEVEAYSPANHTGTINRRLVSQANVGAQHMEVVLGEIAKGGGALPHAHPGMEQACYLLEGTAHVEVEGESFEMLPGDTCFFPADKMHIFQTTSDTPAKLLVIYSPPYGENPERVRRPA, encoded by the coding sequence ATGACTTCGCGCTACCTGATCCGAGCCTCCGAGGTAGAGGCTTACAGCCCGGCCAACCATACCGGAACCATCAACCGCCGCCTGGTGAGCCAGGCCAATGTGGGCGCCCAGCACATGGAAGTGGTGCTCGGCGAGATTGCCAAGGGCGGGGGCGCGCTGCCCCATGCCCACCCCGGCATGGAGCAGGCCTGCTACCTGCTGGAGGGCACGGCCCATGTGGAGGTGGAGGGCGAAAGCTTTGAGATGCTGCCGGGCGATACCTGCTTTTTTCCGGCCGACAAGATGCATATCTTCCAGACCACCAGCGATACGCCGGCCAAGCTGCTGGTGATCTACAGCCCGCCTTATGGCGAGAACCCAGAGCGGGTGCGCCGGCCGGCCTGA
- a CDS encoding dihydrofolate reductase family protein — MQCSSFIATSLDGFIAKTDGSLDWLNAANATVPEGEDCGYAQYMAGVDVILMGRKTFETVLSFGAWPYDKPVYVLSRQWNALPAGAPATAQLWKGSLPALSAHLAASGVRAAYVDGGQLIQSFINAQLLDAITITRIPVLLGSGLPLFGPLADGCSTVAAQHLQTRSYDFGFVQSDYRLHYAAAGQSQDDTQVEI; from the coding sequence ATGCAATGCAGCAGCTTTATCGCCACCAGCCTGGACGGTTTTATCGCCAAAACCGATGGCAGCCTGGACTGGCTCAATGCCGCCAATGCCACCGTGCCTGAAGGGGAAGACTGCGGCTATGCGCAGTACATGGCCGGTGTCGATGTGATCCTGATGGGGCGCAAAACCTTTGAGACGGTGCTGTCGTTTGGCGCCTGGCCGTATGACAAGCCGGTCTATGTGCTCTCCCGCCAGTGGAACGCCCTGCCCGCTGGCGCGCCCGCCACCGCCCAGCTGTGGAAGGGCAGCCTGCCCGCCCTCAGCGCCCATCTGGCCGCCAGCGGCGTGCGCGCCGCCTATGTCGATGGCGGACAGCTGATCCAGTCCTTTATCAACGCGCAACTGCTCGACGCGATCACGATCACCCGCATCCCCGTGCTGCTGGGCAGCGGCCTGCCGCTGTTCGGCCCGCTGGCGGATGGCTGCAGCACCGTGGCTGCCCAGCATCTGCAGACGCGCAGCTATGACTTTGGCTTTGTGCAGAGCGATTACCGGCTGCACTATGCGGCAGCCGGTCAGTCACAGGACGATACCCAAGTGGAAATCTAA
- a CDS encoding sulfite exporter TauE/SafE family protein yields MLDTAILLAAALVAGALNAVAGGGSFLTLPALVFTGVPPVVANATGTVALLPGYAAGAWGFKDDMQAPPGLSMKAVMLLALVGGAAGAALLLVTPEAAFRKIVPWLLLAATAMFAFGPQLRQWAMGAQHGATPSRGKAALGMLAVSVYGGYFNGGLGILLLALLGLLGQTNLHAMNGTKNLVSALLTAIAVAIYAAGGVVQWQPALLMMVAATLGGYLGARVARKIAPQWLRAGIVLTGLVMAVLFFLKA; encoded by the coding sequence ATGCTCGACACCGCCATCTTGCTGGCCGCTGCCCTGGTGGCCGGCGCGCTCAATGCCGTCGCCGGAGGCGGCAGCTTTCTGACCCTGCCTGCGCTGGTGTTTACCGGTGTGCCGCCGGTCGTTGCCAATGCCACCGGCACGGTCGCGCTGCTGCCGGGCTATGCGGCTGGCGCCTGGGGTTTCAAGGACGATATGCAGGCCCCGCCCGGCCTGTCGATGAAGGCGGTGATGCTGCTCGCGCTCGTCGGCGGCGCAGCGGGGGCTGCCCTGCTGCTGGTCACGCCCGAGGCGGCCTTCCGCAAGATCGTGCCCTGGCTGCTGCTGGCAGCGACTGCCATGTTTGCCTTTGGCCCGCAGCTGCGCCAGTGGGCCATGGGCGCGCAGCACGGCGCCACGCCCTCACGCGGCAAGGCCGCGCTGGGCATGCTGGCGGTTTCTGTTTATGGCGGCTACTTCAATGGCGGCCTGGGCATCTTGCTGCTCGCACTGCTGGGCTTGCTGGGCCAGACCAACCTGCATGCGATGAATGGCACCAAGAACCTGGTCTCCGCACTGCTGACCGCCATTGCCGTCGCCATCTATGCCGCTGGCGGCGTCGTGCAGTGGCAGCCCGCCTTGCTGATGATGGTCGCTGCCACCTTGGGCGGCTACCTGGGCGCCCGGGTGGCGCGCAAGATTGCGCCGCAGTGGTTGCGTGCCGGCATTGTGCTGACGGGTTTGGTGATGGCGGTGCTGTTTTTCTTGAAAGCCTAG
- a CDS encoding Bug family tripartite tricarboxylate transporter substrate binding protein: MQRRQWWATLALTAIATVTSTAYASTAQGNYPNAPITMIVPFAAGSGTDAVARAVGQKLGERLQQPVIVDNRAGANAQIAAGLVAKAKPDGYTLFMTTNTSHSANPWLVKSLKYDPIKDFTPIARVGELPFALAVHPSVPADSVQALIDYAKANPGKLSYATPNSTSLVASETLRFLSKTDIVGVPYKSSPQALTDLMGNQVQMYVVDLGSGWSMLKTDRVRTLAVTAAKGSKILPNVPPIGKTLPGFDITSWNGIFAPAGTPPEVVNKINGALQAVLADEAVQKQLEQIGFEVWPTKTPQEFAQYVSEQLAYWGRLVKQADIPAQ; the protein is encoded by the coding sequence ATGCAACGACGCCAATGGTGGGCCACGCTGGCCCTGACCGCGATAGCCACCGTAACAAGCACTGCTTATGCCAGCACAGCGCAGGGCAACTACCCGAATGCACCGATCACGATGATCGTGCCCTTTGCCGCAGGCAGCGGCACCGATGCGGTGGCCCGGGCGGTGGGCCAGAAGCTGGGCGAGCGCCTGCAGCAGCCGGTGATTGTGGACAACCGCGCAGGCGCCAATGCGCAGATTGCGGCCGGCCTGGTGGCGAAGGCCAAGCCCGATGGCTACACCTTGTTCATGACCACCAACACCTCGCATTCGGCCAACCCCTGGCTGGTCAAAAGCCTGAAGTACGACCCGATCAAGGATTTCACGCCGATCGCCCGCGTGGGCGAGCTGCCGTTTGCGCTGGCGGTGCACCCTTCCGTGCCGGCCGATTCTGTGCAGGCGCTGATCGACTACGCCAAGGCCAACCCGGGCAAACTTTCGTACGCGACACCGAACAGCACGTCGCTGGTGGCGTCCGAGACGCTGCGTTTTCTGTCCAAGACCGATATCGTCGGCGTTCCCTACAAATCCAGCCCGCAGGCGCTGACCGACCTGATGGGCAACCAGGTGCAGATGTATGTGGTGGACCTGGGCTCGGGCTGGAGCATGCTCAAGACCGACCGGGTGCGCACCCTGGCTGTGACCGCCGCCAAGGGCAGCAAGATCCTGCCCAATGTGCCGCCCATCGGCAAGACCTTGCCCGGCTTTGACATCACCTCCTGGAACGGCATTTTTGCGCCAGCGGGCACGCCCCCGGAGGTGGTCAACAAGATCAATGGCGCCTTGCAGGCCGTGCTGGCCGATGAGGCGGTGCAAAAGCAGCTCGAGCAGATCGGTTTTGAAGTCTGGCCCACGAAGACGCCGCAGGAGTTTGCGCAGTATGTGAGCGAGCAGCTGGCGTACTGGGGGCGCCTGGTCAAACAGGCCGATATCCCGGCGCAATAG
- a CDS encoding amino acid deaminase: MQPDFLIDARSKSYPLAAAPTQASNLAARGWNVLRDDLPYPLAVIRQSALAHNARWMQDYAARRQIQFAPHGKTTMSPQLFDLQLKGGAWGLTFATIFQLAVGVEAGARRAIIANQVVAPADLDGLDALLSLHADLRVWFLVDSISQLRCIEDWSRARNSARRFDVLIEVGIPGQRTGVRSQEDALALAQAIHASSSAQLGGIECYEGGLTQCDSAHDIPAVAELVRRVVEIAKACDAQGLLPEEAPILSAGGSAIFDLVVPLLQGAGLSRAFTGVLRSGCYITHDHGNYRRLLKLVEQREGVDTSLQAALEVWAMVQSVPEPSLALLTCGRRDISYDLEMPSVQRHAPRGSQEAQTAPAGWTISALNDQHAYLRFDPAQGAPAVGDRIALGISHPCTTFDKWRWIPVVDDAWNLVDAIETRF; encoded by the coding sequence ATGCAACCCGATTTTTTGATTGACGCGCGCAGCAAGAGCTACCCGCTGGCCGCTGCCCCCACCCAGGCCTCCAACCTGGCCGCACGCGGCTGGAATGTGCTGCGCGATGACCTGCCGTACCCGCTGGCCGTCATCCGCCAGTCGGCGCTGGCCCACAACGCCCGCTGGATGCAGGACTATGCAGCGCGCCGCCAGATCCAGTTTGCGCCGCACGGCAAGACCACCATGTCGCCCCAGCTGTTTGATCTGCAGCTGAAGGGCGGCGCCTGGGGCCTGACCTTTGCGACCATCTTTCAGCTGGCGGTCGGCGTGGAAGCCGGTGCACGCCGCGCCATCATTGCCAACCAGGTGGTGGCGCCTGCTGATCTGGATGGGCTGGACGCGTTGCTGAGCCTGCATGCCGATCTGCGCGTCTGGTTCCTGGTCGACTCGATCAGCCAGCTGCGCTGCATCGAGGACTGGAGCCGCGCACGCAACAGCGCCCGCCGCTTTGATGTGCTGATCGAGGTCGGCATTCCTGGCCAGCGCACCGGTGTGCGCAGCCAGGAAGACGCGCTGGCGCTGGCCCAGGCCATCCATGCCAGCAGCAGTGCCCAGCTGGGCGGCATCGAATGCTATGAAGGGGGCCTGACCCAGTGCGACAGCGCGCATGACATCCCCGCCGTGGCCGAGCTGGTGCGCCGCGTGGTCGAGATTGCCAAGGCTTGCGATGCCCAGGGCCTGCTGCCTGAGGAGGCGCCGATTCTGAGTGCCGGCGGCTCGGCCATTTTTGACCTGGTGGTGCCGCTGCTGCAGGGCGCGGGCTTGTCGCGTGCTTTTACCGGCGTGCTGCGCTCGGGCTGCTACATCACGCATGACCATGGCAACTACCGGCGCCTGCTCAAGCTCGTCGAACAGCGCGAAGGCGTGGATACATCGCTGCAGGCCGCGCTCGAGGTCTGGGCCATGGTGCAGTCTGTGCCTGAGCCGAGCCTGGCCTTGCTCACCTGCGGCCGCCGCGATATCTCCTACGACCTGGAGATGCCCTCCGTGCAGCGCCATGCGCCGCGCGGCAGCCAAGAGGCGCAGACCGCCCCTGCCGGCTGGACCATCTCGGCCCTGAACGACCAGCATGCCTATCTGCGCTTTGACCCGGCGCAGGGCGCGCCGGCCGTCGGTGACCGCATTGCGCTGGGCATCTCCCACCCTTGCACCACGTTTGACAAGTGGCGTTGGATCCCGGTGGTGGACGATGCCTGGAACCTGGTCGATGCGATCGAGACAAGGTTCTGA
- a CDS encoding N-acyl-D-amino-acid deacylase family protein has product MERRVWLSNGTVVDGTGLSEFVGDVWLQGGRIVGVFARDGAVDAAQQAALDGWKAQDPLQIDCTAKVIAPGFIDVHTHDDAAALNSPAMLPKLSQGVTTVIAGNCGISLAPVVTAHPPAPLSLLGDQQFRFGSMRDYAAAVDAAQPSINIAALLGHTSLRIKHMADLSRPANATEREAMAQDMHEAMQAGALGLSSGIFYREAYAADMQELVAVATVAARHGGVYATHIRDELEGILEAMLEAAGTAQQSGLPLVLSHHKCAGSANWGRTLQTLPLVDKLAQQQELAMDVYPYTAGSTVLREDLVDGVIDILITRSEPHPEVGGRYLRDIAADWGISEYDACVRLKPGNACYFQMREDDVERVIRHPLAMIGSDGLPNDERPHPRLWGAFPRVLAMYWRDKGVLSLAQAVHKMTGMSAQRFRMADRGLLAAGKAADVVVFDPARIQDQATFENPKQRSVGVEAVWVNGVLSYTEEAGALPARAGRFVRRVVPA; this is encoded by the coding sequence ATGGAACGCAGAGTGTGGTTGAGCAATGGCACGGTGGTGGATGGCACCGGCCTGTCGGAGTTTGTCGGGGATGTCTGGCTGCAGGGCGGGCGCATCGTTGGCGTGTTTGCCCGCGATGGCGCGGTGGATGCCGCCCAGCAGGCCGCGTTGGATGGCTGGAAGGCGCAGGACCCGCTGCAGATCGATTGCACGGCCAAGGTGATCGCCCCGGGCTTTATCGATGTACACACCCATGACGATGCCGCTGCGCTGAACAGCCCGGCCATGCTGCCCAAGCTCTCGCAAGGGGTGACCACGGTGATCGCCGGCAACTGCGGCATCTCGCTGGCGCCGGTGGTCACGGCGCACCCGCCCGCGCCGTTGTCGCTGCTGGGCGACCAGCAGTTCCGCTTTGGCAGCATGCGGGACTACGCAGCCGCCGTCGATGCGGCGCAGCCCTCGATCAATATTGCGGCGCTCCTGGGCCACACCTCGCTGCGCATCAAGCACATGGCCGATCTGAGCCGCCCGGCCAATGCCACCGAGCGCGAAGCGATGGCCCAGGACATGCACGAGGCCATGCAGGCCGGCGCGCTGGGCCTGTCCAGCGGCATCTTCTACCGCGAGGCCTACGCCGCCGACATGCAGGAGCTGGTGGCCGTGGCCACCGTGGCAGCCCGGCATGGCGGCGTCTATGCCACCCATATCCGCGACGAGCTCGAAGGCATTCTGGAGGCCATGCTGGAAGCGGCTGGCACCGCCCAGCAATCGGGCCTGCCGCTGGTGCTGTCGCACCACAAATGCGCGGGCTCGGCCAACTGGGGCCGCACCCTGCAGACCTTGCCGCTGGTCGACAAACTGGCCCAGCAGCAAGAGCTGGCTATGGACGTCTATCCCTACACCGCAGGGTCGACGGTGCTGCGCGAGGACCTGGTCGATGGCGTCATCGATATCCTGATCACCCGCAGCGAGCCCCACCCCGAGGTGGGCGGTCGCTACCTGCGCGATATTGCGGCCGATTGGGGCATCAGCGAATACGACGCCTGCGTGCGCCTCAAGCCCGGCAATGCCTGCTATTTCCAGATGCGCGAAGACGATGTGGAGCGGGTCATCCGCCACCCGCTGGCCATGATCGGCTCGGACGGCCTGCCCAACGACGAGCGCCCCCACCCCCGGCTCTGGGGCGCCTTCCCCCGCGTGCTGGCCATGTACTGGCGCGACAAGGGTGTGCTGAGCCTCGCCCAGGCGGTGCACAAGATGACGGGCATGTCGGCCCAGCGCTTTCGCATGGCCGACCGTGGCCTGCTGGCCGCCGGCAAGGCCGCCGATGTGGTTGTGTTTGACCCCGCCCGTATCCAGGACCAGGCCACCTTCGAGAACCCCAAGCAGCGCAGCGTGGGCGTGGAAGCCGTCTGGGTCAATGGCGTGCTTAGTTACACGGAAGAGGCGGGTGCTTTGCCTGCGCGGGCTGGGCGCTTTGTGCGGCGGGTGGTGCCGGCTTAG
- a CDS encoding acyl-CoA dehydrogenase family protein, whose product MDFALTEEQQQIIDAIEKVCAPFDADYWHARDNDGAFPEDFYRALADAGWLGIAMPEAYGGAGLGITEAALMMHTISATGAGLSGASAVHMNIFGLHPVVVYGTEEQKARMLPPLIAGKDKACFGVTEPNTGLNTLKLKTRAVRDGDHYVVHGQKVFISTAQQASKILLLARTKPVEECKGTEGLSLFYTDFDRSKIEVHEIAKMGRKCVDTNQLFIDGLRIPVEDRIGEENRGFEYILHGMNPERILIACEAIGLGRAALGRATQYAREREVFNRPIGQNQGIQHPLAERWMELEAAFLLAMKAAWLYDRHQPCAAEANAAKFLGAEAGFKACETAIFTHGGMGYAKEFHVERLMRESWIPRLAPVSPQLILCFIAEKVLGLPKSY is encoded by the coding sequence ATGGATTTCGCCCTGACCGAAGAGCAGCAACAGATCATCGATGCCATCGAGAAAGTCTGCGCGCCGTTTGATGCCGACTACTGGCATGCCCGTGACAACGATGGCGCTTTTCCTGAAGATTTTTACCGCGCGCTGGCCGATGCCGGCTGGCTGGGCATTGCGATGCCCGAGGCCTATGGCGGGGCCGGCCTGGGCATCACCGAGGCGGCCTTGATGATGCACACGATCTCGGCCACCGGCGCGGGCCTGTCGGGCGCGTCTGCGGTGCACATGAACATCTTTGGCCTGCACCCGGTGGTGGTCTATGGCACCGAAGAACAAAAGGCACGCATGCTGCCGCCACTGATTGCCGGCAAGGACAAGGCCTGCTTTGGCGTGACCGAGCCCAACACGGGGCTGAACACGCTCAAGCTCAAGACCCGCGCGGTGCGCGATGGCGACCACTATGTGGTGCATGGGCAGAAGGTCTTCATCTCGACTGCGCAGCAGGCCAGCAAGATCTTGCTGCTGGCGCGCACCAAGCCGGTGGAGGAATGCAAGGGCACCGAAGGCCTGTCGCTGTTCTACACTGACTTTGACCGCAGCAAGATCGAGGTGCATGAGATCGCCAAGATGGGCCGCAAATGCGTGGACACCAACCAGCTGTTCATCGATGGGCTGCGCATCCCGGTAGAGGACCGCATTGGCGAGGAGAACCGGGGCTTTGAATACATCCTGCATGGCATGAACCCCGAGCGCATTCTGATTGCCTGCGAAGCGATTGGCCTGGGCCGTGCGGCGCTGGGCCGCGCCACGCAGTACGCCCGCGAGCGCGAGGTGTTCAACCGCCCGATTGGGCAGAACCAGGGCATCCAGCACCCGCTGGCCGAGCGCTGGATGGAGCTGGAAGCGGCCTTTTTGCTGGCGATGAAGGCGGCCTGGCTGTATGACCGCCACCAGCCTTGCGCGGCCGAGGCCAATGCGGCCAAGTTCCTGGGGGCGGAGGCGGGCTTCAAGGCCTGCGAGACGGCCATCTTCACCCATGGCGGCATGGGTTACGCCAAGGAGTTCCATGTCGAGCGGCTGATGCGCGAGAGCTGGATTCCGCGCCTGGCGCCGGTGAGCCCGCAACTGATTCTGTGCTTTATCGCAGAGAAGGTGCTGGGCCTGCCCAAGTCCTACTAG
- a CDS encoding MurR/RpiR family transcriptional regulator gives MASLKTALSLQVLQQQQAALPLAQRQVIDVILRDPGAAVLATVEQLALQANVSMPTIVRMCRRFGYASVREFMVALAQTLAVSGSHLHRSVQQDDSTAEVVSKIVHAAAGAIANLGQRLDAALIDEVASKMAKASRIDCYSVGAASSFMAQELQSRLFRLGLTSNAIFDAHQQLVSASTLGKNGVAFVISHVGRMPYTLEAAQFAKQQGATVVALTQPDTPLAEMADHVLAVTVPQDAVMRVGTEAYLAHLVVIEIMMVRLAQILGPRVVTGMQQYKRLLETHGFDSYEYMGFQQPAQQRKGGPVPDAAAPSQQQGKTAG, from the coding sequence ATGGCCAGCCTGAAAACAGCGCTGAGCCTGCAGGTGCTGCAGCAGCAGCAGGCCGCGCTGCCGCTGGCCCAGCGCCAGGTGATCGATGTGATCCTGCGCGACCCCGGCGCTGCGGTGCTGGCCACCGTCGAGCAGCTGGCGCTGCAGGCGAATGTGTCCATGCCGACGATCGTGCGCATGTGCCGCCGCTTTGGCTATGCCTCGGTGCGCGAGTTCATGGTGGCGCTGGCGCAGACCTTGGCGGTGTCGGGCTCGCACCTGCACCGCAGCGTGCAGCAGGACGACTCCACCGCCGAGGTGGTCAGCAAGATCGTGCATGCGGCAGCCGGCGCGATTGCCAACCTGGGCCAGCGCCTGGATGCAGCGCTGATCGACGAGGTGGCCAGCAAGATGGCCAAGGCCTCGCGCATCGATTGCTATTCGGTCGGGGCGGCTTCGTCCTTTATGGCGCAGGAGCTGCAAAGCCGCTTGTTCCGCCTGGGCCTCACGTCCAACGCCATCTTTGATGCGCACCAGCAGCTGGTGTCGGCCTCGACCCTGGGCAAAAACGGCGTGGCCTTTGTGATCTCGCATGTGGGGCGCATGCCCTACACCTTGGAGGCGGCGCAGTTTGCCAAGCAGCAGGGCGCCACCGTCGTGGCGCTGACCCAGCCGGACACGCCGCTGGCCGAGATGGCCGACCATGTGCTGGCGGTGACCGTGCCCCAGGACGCGGTGATGCGCGTGGGCACCGAGGCCTACCTGGCGCACCTGGTGGTGATCGAAATCATGATGGTGCGCCTGGCGCAGATTCTGGGGCCACGCGTGGTCACCGGCATGCAGCAGTACAAGCGGCTGCTGGAGACCCATGGCTTTGACAGTTATGAATACATGGGCTTTCAGCAGCCCGCGCAGCAGCGCAAAGGGGGCCCCGTGCCGGATGCAGCAGCCCCCAGCCAGCAACAAGGCAAAACCGCCGGCTGA
- a CDS encoding LysR family transcriptional regulator yields MKTHLLRYFVVLAEELHFGRAAQRLAITQPPLSVAIKSLEEDLGVRLLERDAKQVRLTDAGAAFLIEARQVLSQIQRAADVARNVAQGRQGQLDIGVTGSMIYRDLPHVMQAFAQQRPDIDITLHEMSTTEQQAAILRGQLQGGFVNIITPAPGLALWPLAPDTLVCCLPENHPQAQQASLDLRSLAHERFVMFVRDVSPANYDNVIACLHNAGIHPRTSHAVRQWLAVISLVAIGQGVALVPSCMQRAGMAGVRYVPLHSNHGQTALTAGAFVWHPQSRSAALDALIEVIKAPRTGAAG; encoded by the coding sequence ATGAAGACCCATTTGCTGCGTTATTTTGTGGTGCTGGCCGAGGAGCTGCATTTTGGCCGCGCCGCCCAGCGCCTGGCCATTACCCAGCCTCCGCTGTCGGTGGCCATCAAATCGCTCGAAGAAGATTTGGGTGTGCGGCTGCTCGAGCGCGATGCCAAGCAGGTGCGGCTGACCGATGCCGGCGCCGCCTTTTTGATCGAGGCGCGCCAGGTGCTCAGCCAGATACAGCGCGCAGCGGACGTGGCGCGCAATGTGGCCCAGGGGCGCCAGGGCCAGCTGGACATTGGCGTGACCGGCTCGATGATCTACCGCGACCTGCCCCATGTGATGCAGGCCTTTGCCCAGCAGCGGCCCGATATCGACATCACCTTGCATGAGATGTCCACCACCGAGCAGCAGGCGGCCATTCTGCGCGGCCAGCTCCAAGGCGGTTTTGTCAACATCATCACGCCCGCGCCGGGGCTGGCGCTCTGGCCGCTGGCGCCCGATACCCTCGTTTGCTGCCTGCCGGAAAACCACCCCCAGGCGCAGCAAGCCAGCCTGGATTTGCGCAGCCTGGCCCATGAGCGCTTTGTGATGTTTGTGCGCGATGTCAGCCCGGCCAATTACGACAATGTGATCGCCTGCCTGCACAACGCTGGCATCCACCCGCGCACCAGCCACGCGGTGCGCCAGTGGCTGGCCGTTATTTCGCTGGTTGCCATTGGCCAGGGCGTGGCGCTGGTGCCCTCGTGCATGCAGCGGGCCGGCATGGCCGGTGTGCGCTATGTGCCGCTGCACAGCAACCATGGCCAGACGGCGCTGACCGCCGGTGCCTTTGTCTGGCACCCGCAAAGCCGCTCGGCGGCGCTGGATGCGCTGATCGAGGTGATCAAGGCGCCGAGGACAGGTGCGGCCGGCTAG